The genomic DNA cagccttcacacacacacacacacacacacacagagcagggcaGTCTGAAATTCCTGGTGTGTCCCATAAACACAGGGTACTCTAACCATGCGGCCGACGCCCTACGACCCCCCTCGCCTGTCCCAAATAGCTAGGTTTTGTTCTGAGAAATAAgccttttcttttcaaataaataatttctgGCTGgagtcatgcattttttttttttccccctgagtGTGGTCACAACCAAAATTATACAGAGTCTTTTCTGCGTTGGAATTGCATCTTGCATAACTTTGACTGGATGAGTATTTTTAAACTCCTCACTGAATGGCacagggtttttatttttttctttaattaactTGCACATTATGGCTAATTAAAAAGCAGTTATTTCTTATTTGGAATATATGGTTAAGGCTCTGGTTGTAACGTGGGCTTAGGTGAACTGCTGAGTGAACCTAATTTTAACTTAAGGGCAAGTTTTTGGAAACATTCACTgatattacacttttttttttttttaaaagatgttcAAACCACTGGTGGACTCCATAAACAGCCCAAACTTTATTTtggaggttttttgtttgtttgtttgtttgtttttgtttttaggtgGAAGGGGGTGTCATTAGCATCAGTCTTATCCAGatttgttgccatttttgtGGCATCTTGTGTTACTGCATTGGCCAAAAATGTCTATATCTTTAATCTAATCCCACCTACAAAGCTCTGatttgattggttgtttttcaaACTGAGACGCAGCAGGCGGTGAGGACAAAACCGCGATGTGTATctgtggaggggaaaaaatgatgcagggaGAAATTCATAGGTCTGAACGCAGTTATGTTTAGTATAGTATGACCAAGCAAGACATAGGCACATTGTACCATTAAGAACCCAACGACCTTTCAGAGTTGTATGAACATCAATGGGCTTTTAGGTCGGTGTGTATGAAGTCGTACACTCTTCCAAATTATGGCATTTTTGTACTGCAAAATCTTTGTGCCCGACATGTAGACAGATACAGATATGAGGTATTGTTTGGGTTCTAGAGTAAGCTGCAGATCAGAAAAATGATAACGCCTGAATATCTGCCCTCTCAACATCATTTTAAGCTTTTGTTTACTTCAGGTCTTATTTAAGGTTTTAAAGTGTTAAAGTAGCATCTTAGTAATTAGTTCATGTAATCAACTAAAGGTATTAATCATTTCAAAAACGAGGCAGCTGTAGGAAACACAAACTGCCAGTTATCAGGGAAGATATTCTTGTGTTAGACAGAGCGATGACCTCAGTGTTTATTCTGAGCCTCGACATCAAAACAGCGCGCTCATTCACAGCCCGCTTCAGTCCTAATGTTGAGCTGATTTTACATTTCTCCTCTGATTGATCAACTGTGGAGTCCAAAGAGAACACACTCTGTTCTTTGCCCTCATCACCACCATCCTCAcgcaacacgcacacacacacacacagacacatgactGAGGCTGGCAGGCTAAGACTAGACAGGATCTGTGTTTGATTTAGAAGATCCTAATGTAATTAGGCCTGTTTAGATTTGCACTTCCAGTCACGGTCGTACGAAGGCCAGGGGAATGTTCAAATCACTGATGATGCTCAAAGATTCAGCGAGAGTTTAACCagcatttattttgtgtgtcaaTGGGAACAAAAACGGCacaaattttgaatttaaaatgtagACTTTTAAACGGCAATTGaccttttgtgtgtgcatgtctgtgtgtttctacAGGTATCATCAAAGTGGGCCGGTGGAAGCCGATGCCCATCCACTACCTAACAGATGCTCCTGAGGCCACGGTGGCTGACATGCTGCTGGATGTTTATCACATGGTCACACTGCGGATCCTATTGCACAGGTCAGCTCTGTGtattgcaaattattttttagGGAAAATTAATGCGAGAGATACAGTAGACCAGTGTTGATGTTTTGGAGTCTAGCTCCTTGTTCTTAGTCACATCTTTTTAAAAGCATTATTTCCATGCTGAGGAGTGCAGGGAACAGTGAAGTATCCTGAAAATACTTGAAAAGTCAAAATAAGTACTCAGGACACCAGCCCTCTTGATTTTGCTCATGCAATTTTGATTTACTGAGTTTTGGGGGAGTTTGCAGTAATTGAAGTGCCACGTGTAATCTGGTGGACTCACAGAGATGATCGTATGTATACATCATGCACACAGGCCAGCAGCTCTGGTCTTCCTGGGGGCCCATCGACCCGTCACAGTGGATAGTTTCAAGGTTTACACAATATAATTGTGTCAGTTCTGGTTTAAATACACTTCAATAAAATCCTATTTTATTGTGACTTTTAGTCTGAAGCACCCTGAGTGGTCATCGAGAAACCACTACACAAATTCATGTTCGTTACATTATTCATCATGTGTGCAGCATGTTCAGTTTATACGAGAGGTCACTGTGGAAAGGTTAAAATACAAGAGGAAACTCTCTTTCAGTGCCACTACAGAAAACAAGGGTCAAAACTAGTGTTCTGAGGTTTAAGAAATAACAGGTAAAAAGTTTCATTCAACTGGCAAAGCTTTGATTATATCAGATTCTTGGATGGTTCATTCAGCACTGTCCCAAAAAGAGTGGTTAGAAAAATCTTGTTATTCCCATGCAGCTTCGCCCGGCTGGAGGAGCTGCCATCAGAGCAGTGGACCCACGCCACAGTGAGGAACGCCCTCAAAGAGCTGCTTAGAGAGACCAACCAGAGCGCTCTTGCAAAGGAGTGTCCCCTCTCCCAGGTAACCGCTTCATGCCACTACATAAAACTGTCTGGCAAGTGCAGCAGGAGTTATGCTGTCATGTGCCCACTTTGCAGTAAAATCACACACTCTGCTTGAACTCTGATGATGGCTCACAACACTGTAATACGTATTAAAGTCACTGAAAAGGATGCAACTCTTTCTCTGAATAAACTTCTGAATGTTTTATAAAGTGCTTAGTTAGGTTTTTAGTTAATCCATTCAGTCACTGCATATTCCAACAATACATCCAAAGGAATTAGTCTGGAAAGTCTCAGATACtaaatgctttatattttaggTTTTAGCACCCAAAAGCCACACGTGAGCACAAGCAGGACATATTTACTTGTATTTAACAAGAAATAAATCCTCAGCCTTTGTAGGTGTTCCTACAAGTTGTTTGGTATTGAAATAGTTTATATAATGTGTTGTGTTgaactgaacacacacaggcaaagtAGTTGAAACTCCTTTTCTGCAGCtcagttttaactgtttttgtCTCACACTCATTGATAACCAAGATGCTGCTAAGTACATGGTTTCATCATCAGTTCACCACACACTTAGTGCAGTGTGTAAtctgacgcacacacacattgataCTGTCCCATGGGAAAGGATGCAAACATGCACACCTCAATTATCCTGCTCACACACACCCTGCAGTCATTAGAGTCGAGTGTGTCATTTCGACTTGTGATTTATACATAAGACTTAGTCATGATGTAATTAGTGATTAGGGGAAGTGTGTGGGTGGTGTGCATTTGCAGCTTGACTCATGTGAGTTTTAATTCTCAGCGTTTCCCATGTTGAGCTTTTGCTGGAGTTTTTGCATCTCTTGCTCTGTATCAGTGACCACAGTGCGTATTAGGGAAGGGTGGGTACACACTGAGGTTTAATACCTCAGCAGTGAGTTGGTCATTTGCTGAGATTTGAGATTTTTCATCAGTCTGAAAGAAAGCTGTTGCTCTGatagttgaattttttttttttttttttggctaaccCAATGAATGAATGACGTATTATGTCAAACTCTCTCTGTGTCAGAGTATGATCTCAGCAATCGTGAACAGCTCCTACTATGCCAACGTCTCCACCTCTAAATGCCAGGAGTTTGGACGCTGGTACAAGAGGTACAAACGCTTCAAAGGTAACTCTGAAACCTTGTTCACACGATCAAGTAGCTGAGTGTAACTGAAGcagtctgttttctttctttctttctttctttctttttttttaagcaaactaAATCTGTAAACTAGCCTCAAGCTGGGCACAGATATTCCTGCCCTAAAGTGCTAAAGTGGAGGGGCTCAGTGGGAGACAAGTCAGTATTTTTCTGATTATGGAACAATGTTGCATATATTTGTTGGCTGTCAGAGACACCAGCATGCAAATTCTAATGGGACCACAATGTAGTTAATTAGCTGCAGCTTGTGTGCTCTTACTTAGATTATGACAACTGAATGCTTTCTAACGTCCTGGCTCAAATGCTACAGTTTGAAACAGGAAGGAATTTGTCGCCAAttatcctttttaaaaatgaatcatgATACTGCTCTTGTAAATTGGCTTTATGATTTACCAAATGATTCCCCTGGTTGtgctaatattattttaattggagcaaaatttaaaatgtaacagtTTAAACTTGTCCTCCTAAAGGCTGATTTaggtgtatttttaaaaaaatgttcagcaTTATAGAAGCTCATTATGTCATGtgtcacccatccaaatcattgaattaaggtgtttcaatcacttccatggccacagatataaaccaagcaccttgGCATGCAGACCTCCAAAtgtcatgtggccttcagattagctcaagagcagtgtgcagagagcttcatggaatgggtttccatggccgagcggctgcatccaagccttgcaTCACCAAGTGCAGTgaaaagcatcagatgcagaggtgtaaagcacaccgccactggactctagagcagtggagacgtgttctctggagtgacgaatcacacacacaaacacacaatttgatgctcccaacctTGTGGGAActgtttggggatggccccttcctgttccaacatgactgcacaccagtgcacaaagcaggtccataaagacatgaatgagtgagtttggtgtggaagaacatgactgacctgcacagagtcctgacctcaacctgatagaacacctttgtgatgaattaaagcagagactgtgagccagtccttctcatccaacatcagtgtctgacctcacaaatgcacttctggaaaaatggtccaaaaattcccataaacactccccTAAACCtcatggaaagccttcccagaagaattgacgctgttatagctgcaaagggtgggccgacatcatgttaaaccctatggattaagaatgggatgtcagtCAAGTTCATgtttgtgaaggcagatgagcgaatacttttggcagtatagtgttcATTTGCCACATTCTTTGAAAATTCATCCAgctttaatatgaacatccatcATTGTAACAGTGTATATATTTGACAGGTAATAAGAAGCACAACAAATCTCCTCAAAGCTCAAACAGAGGCTTTCAGGCTTCTGACCAGTTACTGGGGAATTGTTTTGACCAGTAACATTAGAGTAAGTTTTGGGTACTAGTATGAGGGTGTTGCCCACAGATGTTAAATCAGAATAGCTGATGTTGATTCTACGGATGCTTTTCCTGCCACAACAAGTAAAAATGTGTTGTAAGAATGAGGGAGAAGATAAAGGGGTCATCTTGACGGctatcaggatttttttttttttttttcagaaaggaAAACTGGTGACTAAAATTATCATTTTTACACACCTGTAAACAAAAACCTGGCCACACATGGGTTTTCTGAGTAATGGTTTCTTGTGTGCCTGTATAGCAACTGCCCTCACTCCCAGGTGTTGCTGCAATATAGCGATTATATTTTCAGTCTAGGTGTGTGGCTCTCAGTCACCTCCCGGTTAAGTGTCCCCCTCCTGCCTTGTTAAAAACTTTTACAGTTTTGTGAACAACTCTCCTAAACCTCGGCcaccagctgttcagctgtttaTACTTTATTTGCGTTCTGCTGCTTTGAAAACTCataaaggtaaaaactgtcagacacttaaaaaaaaaaaacaacaaactgacacTTATTGCTAGACATATCTCAAGTTAATATGACTCACCTGCCTTAATGCCTTCGCTTTGTGATCCTTTCTAATGAAGCTTTTCCATTCTTCTGTCCACCCCCTGTATGTGCATGAGCACGTGTGCCAGCCTCTATGTGTCTAATCTGCTGCATGAGACGTCTGTCAGTGACAGCTCTCAGTAGGAAGGAACTGTCACACATGGTTCACATTAATGTCACCCTTAATACACATGACAAAACTAAATGCTCTTAACTCCTAATGGAAAACAgcagtaccccccccccaacacacacgcacacacatgcacacacacaccagcaaaaTGCAGGAATAATACTTattacacacacaaggtaaaAATCTGATGCCCTGCCAAACCGTGCTGCAACTTTTATTCCCTTAATAACCAAAAATGCGACACGCAGCCAAACTGAGTGGAAGCGTAATAAGAAGCAGACTTACGTGGAGAGGCTGTTTTAAAATCCAggggaacagaaaaaaaaaaaaagagttcagaGGAAACATTCTTCACTTATTTGATAATCTTATCTCAAGCATATGGAGAGCGCGAGTGAAAATAAGAGCATACTTCGACCAAGGTTGTGATCAGATCATCACCCAAGGACAAGAATTAGTGAGATTTTCACACTTTgaaacaaaacagcacaatttcaTGATTTGAAGCAAAATTTTGTGGTATTCTTGACTCTGACTCTGGGTCGTGGacctctgggggggggggggggggggggggggggcactgctGTAAAGAACCTTTTGTTGTAAAACTGTCACTACTGAGACTTTGATTTAAAACTTGAGCTGTTTGACTTTTGCTCACATTGTTTGTTTGAGGCGAAATATGACCTGGTGGTTAACAGATTAGATACAATATGATTCAATATTATAGAAGTGTCACTGAACTACATGGGTAATGATATATGATATATGCAGGAACGAGTTTATTCCTGAAGAAACTGCTGACAGActtgctgttttctttattttttttcttcataggtGAATACATTGAAAAGATGTGGTCATCACAGGAGAAATCAGACATCAAAGGTACATCCATTTTTCTGAATGgaaactggtaacatttgtatTACATATGATGCGTGCAAACAAGAAGTGGCTTGAAGTTGTTGCATATTCTGTGTGCGAGATTTGACCGTTGTCAGAAAATGAGCTTACCACTTGCCCGTCTAGCTCAATACAGCAGTCTAAGAAATGTTAACCTTTGACCCTACATCAGGATGTTTGATCCAGATATAATAacacagtattttatttgtgtgttgacATAGTGGAGCGGGATTTGGACTTGAGCATCCTCAGCCATCGTCCTCCCTCACTCTTGCCCTCTCCCACCCATTTGGGCACCCTGGGTGGGCCTGGAGCTCATTCCATCAAGAGCGGCCTGGGGGACTCTCAGACCTCAACCCAGCCTCATGGTCTGCCTCACCCGAGTGGACAGAATCACCCCAGTCCTCCACTGCGTCCTCAGGCTCCACCTCTCCTGGGCCACGGCGGGCTCCTGTCTCCCCAGCTCCCCCCTCAGCTTGTACGTCAACAGCTCGCTATGGCCCACCTCATCAACCAGCAGCTGGCTGTTAGCCGCCTGCTTGCCCACCAGCACCCGCAGGGAGTCAACCAGCAGTTCCTCAACCATCCTCCTATCTCACGGAGCTGTAAGATCTCTGGGGCTGTTTCTGAGCCGAGCCTCAGCTCCGGAGCTGAAGTCTCCTCTGATATTTACCAGCAAGTCAGGAACGAATTGAAGAGGGCCAGTGTTTCCCAGGCTGTGTTTGCCCGTGTGGCCTTTAACCGCACACAGGTAAGCACAGTGTTAATGCAAATGTGGAGATTATTAAAGTCTTAATTCCATATAATGTACCAATAACTATTTAAATTTGTGTGTCCTCAGGGCTTGCTGTCAGAAATCCTTCGTAAGGAGGAGGATCCTCGCTCTGCCTCTCAGTCTCTGCTGGTCAACCTGAAGGCCATGCAGAACTTCCTCAATCTGCCTGAGAGTGAGCGAGACCGGATCTAccaggaggagagggagaggagtaCCAGCACCAACCACAACCACTCCACCAACCACATCTCCAGTGCCAACACTCACAGACATGCACAGGTACACGCACACATTCAAATACTAAGGTGCTAACAGATCTGTCTTTTAAACTTATAAAAACCAGAAACTCTGTTACAGTTTGGCTTAAGTCACACACCCCAGCATGAACATGTGCACAAACAAAGATGCAACTAATGTATTTGTCATGCAAATTAGAAGAGGAGGGATAAACAGCCTTATTTTTCCTGTCTGAGAGTCCTCCATCTAGAGTACATCAAAAAACTGTGTTCATATTCAGATCTGTAAAGTATTTGGACAAGGACGACAATGGCGTAGTGGACAAAAATGGTGAAGTTGTTGTCttaaaatggtcaaaaataacCAGTTAACTGCAAATCTTTGGAAGTGAAATAGAGACATCCTTTTAAACTTTTCTAAAAGCTTCCATGTAACCAGAGAAGCCTCACTGAGATCAGCTTGTGTGTCTTGATCCGTGTAGACAAAATGCAGCGTGCCTGGCCCAGAGCTGCAGATGAAGCTGGACTCACTGGTAAACATCACGTCAGGGATCTACGAGGAGATCCAACAGGAGATGAAGAGGGCGAAGGTCTCCCAGGCTCTGTTCGCCAAGGTGGCTGCTAATAAAAGTCAGGTcagtcctatttttttttttaattatttgagcCTGACTATACTCAAATCCCAACCTATTCTTACAACCCACTGTTTTGAACTTTGCTTGAAAGGACGTGGGCTGTAGGTGCGCTGCCTAAACTTGCATTTAGATAGCCGGTTACATGCGCAAACTTGAGATAAAAATGTCTCAACATGAGCAAAAAAATTTGAGTTGATAATGTTTGAAGGAGCTGATGAGGGTGCAGTGGAGAcgtgtgtgactgtgtttgtgtgagggcGTGTGGTGGATCTGATTACCCACTTGTGGCATACCATCATGACTCCATCCTCAGATAAACAATGCGGGTGATCGAGGGCGAGATCAAAGCATAGTCTGTCCCTGGAGGGGGAGGGGACAGGGAAAGGGGGGGGGAAGAGACAGAGGACATTATGGTTTTAAAACCAGCTTGTCTTCTGACAACAGACCACATTTATTAAGAATACAGACAGAGTTGGTGTATATGAGCGTGTGAGATGCTAAAAAGTTGGAAATGCTAAAGGATGAGAACGCAGGATGAACAGAAGGATGCAAGATGGAGGAAAAGACAGACAGGATGATGGAGGGATGATCACATTATTACCATTAATTTCCAGGATGAAGGCTGTGtataaacaacagctggtggcAGATCCTGGGTCAGCCTAGCAGAGATAATGCaatcttcacacacacacacacacacaaacacactgacttgCAGATCCTGCTCATCTCAGACTTATCTtcatttttccttcctcttcctaTTTGGGGCAAACTTTGATTCACTTGTGCTCACAGATATCTACATAAATGCATTGTGTGCTTAAACTGGATTACCTGAGATCCACTGTAGTTGAAGCTGAAGTGTACACCTTCCTAAAACACAACTAATGTTGTAGTTATCTGGTGTAACTCGATGCTGTAACAGCATTTTATCTAAACCTACCTGTCTCCAGTTTTGGAAAGTAGCAAACTGCTTTTGATTTAAGTAACTTTATgtatagttttagttttttgagAGTAAATTTAAATAGTAATTCAAGCAGTTCATTaagatttttggctttttttgtgtAGTTAATGAAATGCTAAAcagttgtttaatttttttttagtttcatcatTACTTTTACTAATAAAGCAAGTTTTGAAAAGTCTTCATCCTAATTGCTGTGAATATCAGTTCAACAGGCATCCAGCACCACACAGTATTCCTTTGATAAACCTTTCAGGTCTCAGTCTGAGAAACAATCACTATACTGAAGAGTAGATGTGATGCTTGACTAGTTTTAATCCTTCTCTTTTTAGAAGGATAAGCTAGGACTGATAAATATTGaatacaaaaccaaaaaatTACTCTTAATTATTGGTATAATTTTGATTTATCCTTAACCTGTGAACAAGTGGGCACTGCATGAATGGCTTTTGGAGAAATGTGACTTGTTTAACTTCtgatgtttttgggtttttttgttataATTTCACATCACATTTGTTAAATGTTGTAGATaaataaacaagttttttttttgtgtgtgcgtgtgtgtgtgtgtgtgtgtgtgtgtgtgtgtgtgtgtgtgtgtgtgtgtgtgtgtgtgtgtgtgtgtgtgtgtgtgtgtgtgtgtgtgtgtgtgttttggggggcAAAACTAGTTTTCCAGACATTTCCTGTATTTATAGCTAATATAAACGCTGCGTTGTGGACAAAGACACTAAATCAGGGGCATGTTTTTGTCTGCACCAAAGCTTGTTTTTTGCAAGCCTTGGTGCATGTTATGTTCCATCATATCCCATTTAAAATAACTCTCCAaacttaaaagtaaaaaaaatgtttgaagacACAATGTCACCCTTAATACCCTTCAGGGTTGGCTGTGTGAGCTGCTAAGATGGAAAGAGAGCCCGAGCCCTGAAAACCGCACACTGTGGGAGAACCTGTGCACCATCAGAAGGTTCCTGGCGTTGCCACAAGCCGACCGAGATCTGGTGTACGAAGAAGAGTCGAGACAGCAGCACAGCGACAGACTCCACACCGTCCTGCACATCTCAGACCAGCAGGTAACAAACACGCAGTCAGCGGTTGGAGTTTGGGTCTGCCAGACTGAACCAGAAAGTTGTGTTTGTGCTCCACTGAAGTGGTAAATGTGGTTAAAAATCTGAGGAGCAAGAGAAACGCGTGaaaatctgatatttaaaaatagacaaccactcacaaccGCAGCGCAGCCATGTGTAAGAAAAGACACAAATCAAAGTGTTTTTACGAGTGAGAAAATGGGAAAACCAGCGTGCGAGCGTTTGCTGTGTCGAAAGTTTCCTCCGTCTCCTCCGTCTGTCTGATCCCACCACCTGCTCCTCTCAGCAGCCCTCCtctttgtcatgtttgtgtcccATAAGTCATTGAAAATAGAAGTGGTAAATGACCAGCCCACACATTTCCTGCTAAACACTCCTCCATCCCACCCTCTCCCAAAAACCAAAATGCTCTCCAGTCTAGCCCTAACCTCAATATTATTCAGAACACAGCCTGTAATTATTGAAGCAGAGAAAAAGGAATTGCCATTATCTTTATTTAGGTCCTTTAATTTTGATGGACCACAGATTTATGGTGTTGGATTCCTGTGTTTGGGTGTGCAGGCCTCCCCACCCTGTTAATAAGCTCTAGTAGTGCGCTTGTTTGTGTGATGAATTTGGGAGTTTAGCGTGCATGTTGGCGGGTGGTGGAAGCTGGTTGATAACACTTCCGTTTGTAGTACATTTACTTTGACTCTGCAGAGAGGCACTGAAATACGAGCTGAACAGTTCACTCACTGCGGTGATGATGAGGAGTTTGAGGACTTTAAGTGCACAGAATGAATAATCTTCAAGTGGACTGTGACACAGTGAAGTGTGTAATATCATCACTGAACACTTGTCTCAGAGCCTCAGCTTATTCATGGACAAAAAGGCAAATACATGCAGACTTTTTTCAGTATAAATGATACCATGGATGTTTTGTTggaagtgatttatttatttatttttagcaaaTCAAATATGTATTATACACAAATTATGTAAAAGGTAAGATGCATAAACCATCATGAGTTTAAAGtgtggaaaaaaagaagcatttccCATCAAAAGACAATAAAATTAGGTTCTGATTTGTAGTTTACATATAAGAAATGTGCCGAAAgtgaataattaaaatattttaattattttactcttccttttttttgtttttaatgcagaaaataCATGTACAAAGAGCTGacgtctttaaaaaaaacaacaaaaactcagTGATAATATCATTGCTGCCTCCTTTTGTCATGTGATGAAAGTTAAATCTACAGCTAAATTAAATTTGCTTCCATTTTCTTATGTGTGTCCTGACTTCATAAAGCCAAAGACACCAGAGACAGTGAaaataaagacacattttttgagggccaagttttcagtgtttaagTGGTTTAATACTCgagtataaataaataactcaaGGCCCACTTACTGACTTCATACAGTGTCAACTTTGCGTTACTCTGCCTCAAAAAATGATAACTCAAGGACAAACTGACTTTGAATtagcttttaaaatatatattagttttaattgggctttgcttttttttttttttacatgttacaATCAGATTTAGTTTCTTGCTACCTAAAGGCCTGTCCTGCACTAGGAAAAGAAAGTTAATCTTTTAAATGCTGTGAgtaaactttttattttctaaacaGACCCTACACAGACAGACTCTGCCACCGCTAATGGCTCCATCCCCGATTCATGAAGACCCCCAGCCCATCCCCCCGCCATCATTGCAAGGCTCAGAAGATGGGTCTCAATGTGGGATGAGCCCTGGCCTCGGAGGTGGAGGAACAAAGAAGGCCCGATCGCGGACGAGGATTTCTCTGGAGGCCCTGGGAATCCTGCAGAGCTTCATTGGAGATGTGGGACTGTACCCCGACCAGGAGGCGATCCACACCCTGTCAGCCCAGCTAGACCTGCCCAAACACACGATCATCAAGTTCTTCCAGAACCAGCGCTACAACGTTAAGCACCACAGCCAGGCCAGAGAGCCCATTGCCGGGGAGGACGACAGGGAGAGCTCCAGTCCCAGTGAGAGAGGCGTCTGCCCAGTCCAGGGCAGAGGAGGTGAAGAGGCTCTCTCTGCGTCTGAGGAGTCAAGTGAGGATGGGAGAGCATCAGTGGAGGTGTTCAGAGCAGAAGGAGACGATGGAGAAGAAGGTGAAGTGGAAATGGAGAttgagaaagaggaaggagatgaTGCAAAAGCTTCAGGGCCAGTAGCTTCCTCTCTGTCCCCCTACAGCAGTGTGGATAGCCCCCAGTCTGCAGAACAACAGAGATaacagcagaggaaaaaactgaagaccacacacagaaaacctgaATAAACACACAATTTTGCCATCACCTTTAACAGAGCTGATGATCAGAGCTCTTTAATATCTGAAGAACAAATATTTATAGACAGTTTGACTGAAAAGGGACTCCAGTTACCTTAAGAGCCGATGTTTTTGGTTTGTAAAACAGTGTTTGGGGCATTGTTCAGTGCTGCTGAAAAAAGATTTCAGTTTTGCCAcctttttttgtgggggggatAATGGGGAAAAGATCACTATGGGACAACATGTTTGAAACTCAGATTTAGTGAATTCTTTGAGTTGTTTCCCACTTTTTGAAGGGATATATTCACaccacaaaagaagaaaacactcaCTCCTGCTAGATCTTAGATCGCTCATAAACACAGGCCTCTTATTAGCTCTCCGAGCATATTTCCAACAGTTTTGACAAGGAATGTAAGTCTTTGTCATTAAAATGCAATAAGCGTATTTTGCTAAAAAGGTGCATATACAGTATGTCCAAAGTCATTAAATGCATGTTGCCCCCCTGAAATCCAACCACATACacagaaaagaataaagaaatgtGCACAGACAAACTGCAGGGAGAGAGAGGCTCACAGCAGGTCAGAGGTGCAAACACACGCCTTCTTTTTCAGGTGACATTCA from Archocentrus centrarchus isolate MPI-CPG fArcCen1 chromosome 2, fArcCen1, whole genome shotgun sequence includes the following:
- the LOC115792916 gene encoding DNA-binding protein SATB2-like, which produces MEQRGNAGGEAESPSRQDSASPEEREEKGENPSSSGPSQCKLSRLEVNGSPTNPRTRQNCTPVRPLGGLMIPVYCVVEHADMGMAGNCEGRSDRHAEFVLVRKDVLFTQLVETALVALGYSHSSAVQARGIIKVGRWKPMPIHYLTDAPEATVADMLLDVYHMVTLRILLHSFARLEELPSEQWTHATVRNALKELLRETNQSALAKECPLSQSMISAIVNSSYYANVSTSKCQEFGRWYKRYKRFKGEYIEKMWSSQEKSDIKVERDLDLSILSHRPPSLLPSPTHLGTLGGPGAHSIKSGLGDSQTSTQPHGLPHPSGQNHPSPPLRPQAPPLLGHGGLLSPQLPPQLVRQQLAMAHLINQQLAVSRLLAHQHPQGVNQQFLNHPPISRSCKISGAVSEPSLSSGAEVSSDIYQQVRNELKRASVSQAVFARVAFNRTQGLLSEILRKEEDPRSASQSLLVNLKAMQNFLNLPESERDRIYQEERERSTSTNHNHSTNHISSANTHRHAQTKCSVPGPELQMKLDSLVNITSGIYEEIQQEMKRAKVSQALFAKVAANKSQGWLCELLRWKESPSPENRTLWENLCTIRRFLALPQADRDLVYEEESRQQHSDRLHTVLHISDQQTLHRQTLPPLMAPSPIHEDPQPIPPPSLQGSEDGSQCGMSPGLGGGGTKKARSRTRISLEALGILQSFIGDVGLYPDQEAIHTLSAQLDLPKHTIIKFFQNQRYNVKHHSQAREPIAGEDDRESSSPSERGVCPVQGRGGEEALSASEESSEDGRASVEVFRAEGDDGEEGEVEMEIEKEEGDDAKASGPVASSLSPYSSVDSPQSAEQQR